Below is a genomic region from Hevea brasiliensis isolate MT/VB/25A 57/8 chromosome 3, ASM3005281v1, whole genome shotgun sequence.
CAAGCCAATAGCACTACTGGTATTATTGTTGGTGAGTCACATCTTTCTTTTCTAACATTATTTATTTCCGCATAAGAAAACTACTCTGTAATCAGTAATAGCaaggtaataaaaaaaaataacctttGCGTTAGGACGAACATTTCCTAAAATGGAAGTTCCAGATAATCCAAAACACAGGAACACACTCAAATGAAATGCAACACAGGGTTAAAGATAACAGCTTTATCACCGATTTTCTAATTAACTTAAAGAAAAATCCTTTGACCACCAGAATCCAAAATCACAACAATTTCACATAGAGAAGGTGCAGCATTCTTCAAAAATCACAACATTTGATTTTTTTGCCAATGGTTGAACTCTCAATTTGACGAAAGCAAAAGCAACCACACAAAGGAAAGAGCAAGATAAACTAGTGCCGTGAAAAAAGAAAAACACTCTTTTCCCCGGCAACGCCCCTACAGGAAGCGAGATGGAAATGCACCTCCTATGCAAAGCAGGTTTTAAAAAATTGGGACAATTATGGTGACCCAAAGTTACCTGGGTACCCTGGGCACTGGCATTGCCACCCCACATTATATTGTCGCCAACTACACGACCACTAGGTTTCAGATCCATCGGTGACGGCAACATGATGAAGGATGTGAAAGGCGCCTGTTCCTGCAACGGTTGCTGAGGAACTGTAGAACTCGCACCGTTAGCGCCAGTAACTCCATCATTTCCATTCACAAAATCAGGTGCCTCCACATTCCCGTGCCAACCGTTCCTACTCGGCGTTTCCGGCATCAAATTCTCTCCGCCACCACCGTCGCCGGTAATCATATTTCTTTTCAACAAACCCATCAACTGCTTAAATATCACTTGTTTGTACTTCCCACAACTCGGAATCTGCTTCCTCTTCGACACCGTCACCATCTCTACATTGCTCCCATTCCCATAAACCATGGCTTTATCATTAGGCACCATCGAATCCATATAGCTCACTCCACCACTAGATCTACACACCCATGGCTCGATTTGCATCAACATATCCTGGACCCCACAGCCGCTCCAGCTCTGAATCAACGGCACGGAAGACTCCTTGTCCAATTTCTTCTCCTGAAGATCGAATCCCCAGATTGAGGCGAGCTCTAGCGCAGATGGACATCCAGAGAATCCTTCAATTGGTGTTCGATCGTGGGAAGCGGAAACAGAGCAACTACCATGGGCATCCCAATCGCATTCCCGGCAGAGCACCAAATTATCAGTCTCGCAACGAACGGAAACGGGCTCGGAACTGCAGTTATCGCAGATCTGGGAACGGAGATGCTTCCGGGAGAGAAGGTTAGCGGAGTGCACATGCTGGTCACAGAAGAGGCAAAGCTTGGCAGAATCCGCTCGGCAGTAGAGAACAGCTACCTGGTCGCTGCAGAAATCGCAGGAAACGGTCCGTTTAGTATCCGATTTGGGGCTCCCCATGTTAGATGTAGCTTGAAAAGCCCTAGAAATGAAGAGAAAGGTTATGCTATGAGACTGAGAGACATTTTTCGCCTTTTGGTACAGTTTCTGGGAAGTAGCGGCTGTTAATTGGATGGAATCAAGGAAAGACGCATACTGACAAATTTGTAAAAAATGGAGCCCTTTTCTGCAAAATAGCAAAATATCTTTTTACCATTCCCTCTTCCGCTAAGCTCAGATGGCATAAATATCTATCATTATAAACTCTGGTGCATTGAGTGCATTTGTTTATTTCTCTTGGCCGTTAGATGCTTTGACTCGAATGGATGGTCATGGAAATCAACGGAGCATTAATGGTCAGCGAGATCGCAGATGCAGGTACGGGCAGCGGTATTGAATCGG
It encodes:
- the LOC110659432 gene encoding zinc finger protein CONSTANS-LIKE 15 isoform X2 translates to MGSPKSDTKRTVSCDFCSDQVAVLYCRADSAKLCLFCDQHVHSANLLSRKHLRSQICDNCSSEPVSVRCETDNLVLCRECDWDAHGSCSVSASHDRTPIEGFSGCPSALELASIWGFDLQEKKLDKESSVPLIQSWSGCGVQDMLMQIEPWVCRSSGGVSYMDSMVPNDKAMVYGNGSNVEMVTVSKRKQIPSCGKYKQVIFKQLMGLLKRNMITGDGGGGENLMPETPSRNGWHGNVEAPDFVNGNDGVTGANGASSTVPQQPLQEQAPFTSFIMLPSPMDLKPSGRVVGDNIMWGGNASAQGTQNNSNNPTASQDPATSESNNLPIARHSSGSTFGKLKSCSGGKDVQFMEQKILVRGDSVRTMPATEVDTELLAKNRGTAMQRYKEKKKTRRYDKHIRYESRKARADTRKRVKGRFVKASAAPDG
- the LOC110659432 gene encoding zinc finger protein CONSTANS-LIKE 14 isoform X1, translated to MGSPKSDTKRTVSCDFCSDQVAVLYCRADSAKLCLFCDQHVHSANLLSRKHLRSQICDNCSSEPVSVRCETDNLVLCRECDWDAHGSCSVSASHDRTPIEGFSGCPSALELASIWGFDLQEKKLDKESSVPLIQSWSGCGVQDMLMQIEPWVCRSSGGVSYMDSMVPNDKAMVYGNGSNVEMVTVSKRKQIPSCGKYKQVIFKQLMGLLKRNMITGDGGGGENLMPETPSRNGWHGNVEAPDFVNGNDGVTGANGASSTVPQQPLQEQAPFTSFIMLPSPMDLKPSGRVVGDNIMWGGNASAQGTQIWDFNLGRLRTQEEYDQLEVSDAGFMIKNIGELMKETSLSNTKMLGDLYHLDCLIAHDDMTLFNNNSNNPTASQDPATSESNNLPIARHSSGSTFGKLKSCSGGKDVQFMEQKILVRGDSVRTMPATEVDTELLAKNRGTAMQRYKEKKKTRRYDKHIRYESRKARADTRKRVKGRFVKASAAPDG